CGGCGGTCCGCGTTTCCAGGTTCATGCGACCCAGGGTCAGTTCCAGGAGCTCGCGGATATCGGGCTCATCGTCGATGATCAGTACTTGTTTTGCACTCATTTGATGGTCTGCTCGCTACATTCCTTGGCTGGTGCCATGGTGATCCGGAAGTTGCTCCCGCTCTCTCCCCTTGGCAGGTAGTCCAGCCGTCCCCCATTTCCCTCGCACAGCTCTCTGGATATATATAGTCCAAGCCCCGTCCCTCCGGGCGAGGTCGTGAAAAAAGGATCGAAGATCGTCTCCCGGTTTTCCGGCGGGACTCCGGGCCCGCGGTCCAATACTTCCAGTATAGGACGTTCCTGGGCGTCCATGCCTACCCGCAGTTCGATCAGGGCTTCTCCGGAGAAGGGGGGGCTGTGGCGCAGGGCGTTCTGGCACAGGTTGCCGACCACCTGGTACAGCTGGTCCTGATCGAAGCAGCTTTCGACGTTCTGTCCTTCCGGCAGTACGCGGATGGCCTCCCGCGGTATGTGGGCCCCCTGGACATACTGATTGACGAATTCGTTGAGCCACGGATGCAGTCGCAGCCGCCGGGGTTCGCTGTGGTCACGGCGGGCCAGCTGGGTGATGTTCTCAACGATGACATTCATGCGCTGTCCGTGGTTCTCGATGATCTTGATCAGGCGGGCGTCATCCGAGCCTTCGCTGACGGTTTCCTTCAGCAGTTGCGCGGCGTGGGTGATCGCCGCAAGGGGGTTGCGGATCTCGTGGGCGATGCTGGCGGTGAGGCGCGCGAGCGCCGCCATCTTCAACTGCTGGGCCTGTTGCTTCAGGACCTCGGTATTGTCGAGGAAAATCAGGAAGCCAAGATGATTCGTTTCGCTCCCGAGAACAATGAAGCGGGGCAGTAGCGTGTAGCCCGCGTCCGTGCGAACCAGCTGGCGGCCATGCAGAACCGGGTTCTTCCGCCACTGGACCATTTCTGCCGCGAGGTCCGGAGCGACTTTCGCAAGCGAGTGGCCAAGCGACAGATCGTCCAGTCCCAGGAAGGTACGGGCCGCACGGTTCATTTGCCGAAGAATACCGGTTGTGTCGCAAACCAGAACCCCGGACTGCATCCTTTCGATAATCAGGTCATTGATGTTTGCCAGGCTGGCCAGATCGCGACTCTGGCGCTCCGCCAGGGCGGCGGTGCTGCGCAGACGGGACGCCAGGGAGTTGCCGAGAGTTGCGGTGATGAAAAGACCAATGCCCAGAACCCCAACCTTTGGAAAGCCGTGGATGACATCCGATAGTTCATTGGCGCTCCCGATCAGCGCCCCGGCGGAGTGTTCCCCGAGCGCTGCGATCGTGGCGAGTGAGGCGAAAAACATGGTCGTGCGGCGTCCCATCAGCACGCTGCACTCGGCGACGGAGACGAGCAGCAGCAAGCCCAGGCCGCTGCCCAGCCCGCCACTGGCAAACATCAGCAGGGAAATCGAGGCGATGTCTGTCAGGACCAGTAACGTGGTCAGAAGAACGAATCCGAACCAGCGCCATCGGATGGCGAAGATCGCGACCAGCGCAAGCGCGCTGTAGCTTCCGCTCGTTATCAGGAACAGGAGCTTGAACCGGAGACCAAAAACCGCAGCGGCGCCGGCCGACGCGGCGCCCACCAGGGCCAGGGCAAGGATCAGGCGGTACAGATTGAACTGCTGCAACAGTTTCCAGTTCTGCGCTTGTACAGCTGCCTGGTCGGCTGCCGCCAGCGAGTGTACGGGTCTGCTCGCCTTTTTTGTCTTGCTCCCCATGCCGCGCTAATACAGCACAGAAACCCCGGGGACGCAAAGGATTAGTTCCTGGAATCGGCCTCGAGATGGGCCCGCGAGCAATAAGGCTTGTTGTCGCGGTAGACCGCCTCGTCCCGCGGGATGTGCAGGCCGCAGTGTGCGCAAGCGACCATGTCCGCCGAAGACTGCCGCTTCGCGGGAGGTCGTGAGGAATCGTTCGAGAGGGTGCGTTTCAGAAAGCGCCAGATGATCCAGCCGACAATCAGAAGAAGGATCAGGCGCAGAAGGTAACCCATGGGGATTTCCGTTATCGCAAATGGTCGGGGTGAGAGGATTCGAACCTCCGGCCCCTGCCTCCCGAAGGCAGTGCTCTACCAGGCTGAGCTACACCCCGAAGCGATCAGTGGTTGCGATGTATGGAGTAATACGTCAGATCGAGAAGTGCCTGCTTGTACGGCGACTCGGGAATCACCGACAGGGCCTGGCGCGCGGTTTCGGCGTGCAACTCGGCTTGGCGCGCAGTGTACGTGATGGACCCGGTCGATTCAATGGCGGTCAGCACGGCATCGATGGCATCGCGGTCCGCGTTTTCGATGGCGTTTCTGATCAGAGTCCGTTGATTCGCGTCGCCGACGCGCATGGCGTGGATCAGCGGCAGGGTGGGCTTGCCCTCGGCCAGATCGTCCCCGATCTGTTTGCCCATCTTTTCCTGGCTACCGTGGTAGTCGAGTACGTCGTCAATCAGCTGGAAGGCGTTTCCGAGGTTGAGACCGTAGCGGCCCAGATCTTCCTGCAGGGATTCATCGGCTCCCGCGACCAGGGCACCCAGCCGGGTCGCCGCCTCGAACAGCTTGGCCGTCTTGCCGCGAATCACGGCCATGTACTCGTCTTCTGTGGTGTCGGGGTTGTTGCAGTTCATTAACTGCATCACCTCGCCTTCGGCAATGGTGTTGGTCGTGCCGGCGAGAACGTCCATGATGCGCAGGTCGTTCAGGACCACCATCATCTGGAAGGAGCGGGAATACAGGAAATCCCCCACCAGCACACTGGCCTCGTTGCCGAACAGCGCATTGGCTGTGGACTGGCCCCGTCGCAGTTCGGACGCGTCTACCACGTCGTCGTGCAGCAGGGTGGCGGTGTGGATGAATTCGATGATCGCCGCCAGCAGGGCCACTTCCGGGCCCTGGTGGCGGCAGGCCCGGGCAGCCAGGATCACCAGCAGGGGTCTGAGCCGCTTGCCACCACTATTAATGATATGGGCCGCCAGCTGCTGGATCAGGACCACATCCGACGCCAGGCGGCGGCGAATCTCCTCATCCAGGGCATTCAGATCGTCCGCCACCAGCTTGCGGATGGCATCGATATCGATCTGGATGGCAGGGGTCTGAACGGTGCTTTGGCGCATGGGGGAGGGATGCTATGGGCTCGGCTTTTCCTGTGTCAAGTTGTTTGACCGGGGCCAGTCCAGCCGCTAGAATTGCCGCCCTTTGAGACCCCTTGCGCCGCAGTTTGCGGCGGTTTTCGGCCGGAGACAAGCAGATGTACGCAGTAATCGAGACAGGCGGCAAGCAATATCGCGTCAGCGCGGGCGATGTGCTGCGCGTGGAAAAGATCTCCGCCGAGCCCGGCGAGAGCGTGAATCTCGACCGTGTGCTGATGGTGGGCGAGGGCGACCAGGTCAAGGTGGGTACTCCGCTGGTGAGCGGCGCCTCGGTTACCGCCAAGGTGCGGGGCCACGGCCGCGACAAGAAGGTCCTGATTTTCAAGATGCGCCGGCGCAAGAACTATCGCCTGCACCAGGGCCATCGCCAGTACTACACCGAGCTTGAAATTACCGGAATCGGCGGCGCCTGAGCGCTGTACGTGAGGCAGACAAACCATGGCACACAAGAAAGCAGGCGGCAGCTCCCGTAACGGCCGCGATTCAGAATCCAAGCGCCTTGGCGTGAAGCGCTATGCCGGCGAGCACGTGCTCGCGGGCAACATCCTGGTGCGCCAGCGCGGCACCAAGTTTCACCCCGGCGTGAACGTGGGCAAGGGCAAGGACGACACCCTGTTCGCCAAGGCCGAGGGCCAGGTGGTGTTCGGTCGCAAGGGCCCGAAGGGTCGCAAGATCGTGAGCGTCACCCCCGCCTGAGCGGAACGGAAATCGGAGCCCGCGAAACCCCACTCTGGCGACGGAGTGGGGTTTTTCGTTTCTTGTGTGTGCACAACTCTCCCGGTAGCGTAAGTCCATGAAATTCGTCGACGAAGCAAGGATCGAGGTAGATGCCGGTGACGGCGGCAACGGCTGCCTGAGTTTTCGCCGCGAGAAATTCATTCCCCGGGGCGGACCCGACGGTGGCGACGGCGGTGACGGTGGCGACGTGGTGCTGGTGGGCGACGAGGGCCTGAATACGCTGGCCGATTTTCGCCACACGCGGCGTTTCCGCGCACAGCGTGGAACCAACGGGGCCGGTCGAAATCGCACTGGCCGTTCCGGTGTTGAATTGCTGGTCGATGTGCCGCTGGGCACGGTGGCCATCGACGCCGATACCGGCGAGCGCATCGGCGAGGTCACGGCCCACGGCCAGCGCCTGCTCGTGGCTCGCGGCGGCCGCGGCGGGCTTGGCAATGCGCACTTCAAGTCCAGCACCAATCGCGCCCCACGCCGAACCACGGGCGGGACGCCGGGGGAGCAGCGCGAACTGCATCTGGAGTTGCAGGTCCTGGCCGATGTCGGCCTGCTGGGTCTGCCCAATGCCGGCAAGTCGACACTGCTGCGTGCCGTATCGGACGCGCGCCCAAAAGTGGCGGACTATCCATTTACGACCCTGCATCCCAATCTTGGCGTGGTGCGGGTACAGGCCCATCGCAGCTTCGTCATTGCCGATATCCCCGGGCTCATCGAGGGCGCGGCCGAGGGGGCGGGGCTCGGAATCCGGTTTCTGAAGCACCTCGCCCGCACGCGCATCCTGCTGCACCTGGTGGACATGGCCCCACTGGACCCGGACGCCGATCCGGCAACGGACGTCCAGGCCATCGCCGC
Above is a window of Acidiferrobacteraceae bacterium DNA encoding:
- a CDS encoding ATP-binding protein, translating into MGSKTKKASRPVHSLAAADQAAVQAQNWKLLQQFNLYRLILALALVGAASAGAAAVFGLRFKLLFLITSGSYSALALVAIFAIRWRWFGFVLLTTLLVLTDIASISLLMFASGGLGSGLGLLLLVSVAECSVLMGRRTTMFFASLATIAALGEHSAGALIGSANELSDVIHGFPKVGVLGIGLFITATLGNSLASRLRSTAALAERQSRDLASLANINDLIIERMQSGVLVCDTTGILRQMNRAARTFLGLDDLSLGHSLAKVAPDLAAEMVQWRKNPVLHGRQLVRTDAGYTLLPRFIVLGSETNHLGFLIFLDNTEVLKQQAQQLKMAALARLTASIAHEIRNPLAAITHAAQLLKETVSEGSDDARLIKIIENHGQRMNVIVENITQLARRDHSEPRRLRLHPWLNEFVNQYVQGAHIPREAIRVLPEGQNVESCFDQDQLYQVVGNLCQNALRHSPPFSGEALIELRVGMDAQERPILEVLDRGPGVPPENRETIFDPFFTTSPGGTGLGLYISRELCEGNGGRLDYLPRGESGSNFRITMAPAKECSEQTIK
- a CDS encoding PP0621 family protein; this encodes MGYLLRLILLLIVGWIIWRFLKRTLSNDSSRPPAKRQSSADMVACAHCGLHIPRDEAVYRDNKPYCSRAHLEADSRN
- a CDS encoding polyprenyl synthetase family protein; protein product: MRQSTVQTPAIQIDIDAIRKLVADDLNALDEEIRRRLASDVVLIQQLAAHIINSGGKRLRPLLVILAARACRHQGPEVALLAAIIEFIHTATLLHDDVVDASELRRGQSTANALFGNEASVLVGDFLYSRSFQMMVVLNDLRIMDVLAGTTNTIAEGEVMQLMNCNNPDTTEDEYMAVIRGKTAKLFEAATRLGALVAGADESLQEDLGRYGLNLGNAFQLIDDVLDYHGSQEKMGKQIGDDLAEGKPTLPLIHAMRVGDANQRTLIRNAIENADRDAIDAVLTAIESTGSITYTARQAELHAETARQALSVIPESPYKQALLDLTYYSIHRNH
- the rplU gene encoding 50S ribosomal protein L21 — its product is MYAVIETGGKQYRVSAGDVLRVEKISAEPGESVNLDRVLMVGEGDQVKVGTPLVSGASVTAKVRGHGRDKKVLIFKMRRRKNYRLHQGHRQYYTELEITGIGGA
- the rpmA gene encoding 50S ribosomal protein L27, which gives rise to MAHKKAGGSSRNGRDSESKRLGVKRYAGEHVLAGNILVRQRGTKFHPGVNVGKGKDDTLFAKAEGQVVFGRKGPKGRKIVSVTPA
- the obgE gene encoding GTPase ObgE, with protein sequence MKFVDEARIEVDAGDGGNGCLSFRREKFIPRGGPDGGDGGDGGDVVLVGDEGLNTLADFRHTRRFRAQRGTNGAGRNRTGRSGVELLVDVPLGTVAIDADTGERIGEVTAHGQRLLVARGGRGGLGNAHFKSSTNRAPRRTTGGTPGEQRELHLELQVLADVGLLGLPNAGKSTLLRAVSDARPKVADYPFTTLHPNLGVVRVQAHRSFVIADIPGLIEGAAEGAGLGIRFLKHLARTRILLHLVDMAPLDPDADPATDVQAIAAELERFSPELAARERWLVLNKMDLVPEDERGQRREQLVRALNWDGPVYEISAIKGEGCRELTGDLMTRLETMKETGETDVIRIRD